One Pectobacterium colocasium DNA segment encodes these proteins:
- the rffA gene encoding dTDP-4-amino-4,6-dideoxygalactose transaminase: protein MIPFNAPPIVGTELDYMQAAMSSGKLCGDGGFTRRCQQWLEHYSGSKKVLLTPSCTASLEMAAILLDVKPGDEVIMPSYTFVSTANAFVLRGAKIVFVDIRPDTMNIDETKIEAAITEKTRIIVPVHYAGVACEMDAIMALAKKYDLYVVEDAAQGVMSSYKGRVLGSIGHIGCFSFHETKNYTSGGEGGATLINDARLVERAEVIREKGTNRSQFFRGQVDKYTWRDIGSSYLMADIQAAYLWAQLEAARPINERRLKLWQNYYAAFKSLADAGRITLPTVPANGIHNAHMFYIKLSSQDDRSAFINYMKEAEIMTVFHYIPLHSCPAGLNFGQFSGEDRYTTQESERLVRLPLFYNLSDVNQRTVINTILSFFS from the coding sequence ATGATTCCATTTAATGCGCCACCGATTGTCGGTACGGAACTGGACTATATGCAGGCTGCCATGAGCAGCGGTAAGTTGTGCGGCGATGGTGGGTTTACCCGCCGTTGTCAGCAGTGGCTGGAACATTATTCCGGCAGTAAAAAAGTCCTGCTCACGCCTTCCTGCACCGCTTCGCTGGAGATGGCTGCTATCCTGCTGGACGTTAAGCCCGGCGATGAAGTGATCATGCCGAGCTATACCTTCGTTTCCACTGCTAACGCCTTTGTGCTACGCGGCGCGAAAATCGTGTTTGTCGATATCCGCCCGGATACCATGAACATTGACGAGACGAAAATCGAAGCGGCTATCACGGAAAAGACGCGCATTATCGTGCCAGTCCACTACGCGGGCGTGGCCTGCGAGATGGACGCGATTATGGCGCTGGCGAAGAAATACGATTTATATGTCGTGGAAGATGCCGCGCAGGGCGTGATGTCCAGCTACAAAGGCCGTGTTCTGGGTTCCATTGGTCATATCGGCTGCTTCAGCTTTCATGAGACCAAGAACTACACCTCGGGCGGTGAGGGGGGGGCCACGCTGATTAATGACGCAAGACTGGTGGAGCGCGCGGAAGTCATCCGTGAAAAAGGCACGAACCGGAGCCAGTTTTTCCGCGGACAGGTGGATAAATACACGTGGCGTGATATCGGTTCAAGCTACCTGATGGCGGACATTCAGGCTGCTTATCTCTGGGCGCAGTTGGAAGCGGCTCGGCCGATCAACGAGCGCCGCCTGAAGCTATGGCAGAACTACTATGCGGCATTCAAATCGCTGGCCGATGCCGGGCGTATTACGCTGCCGACCGTGCCAGCTAATGGCATTCACAACGCGCATATGTTTTATATCAAACTCAGCTCCCAAGACGATCGCAGCGCGTTTATCAATTACATGAAAGAAGCCGAAATCATGACGGTCTTTCATTATATTCCGCTGCATAGCTGCCCGGCGGGTCTGAATTTCGGTCAATTCTCTGGTGAAGATCGTTACACCACGCAGGAAAGTGAACGGCTGGTACGTTTACCGCTGTTCTACAACCTGTCGGACGTCAATCAGCGGACGGTCATCAACACCATTCTGAGTTTCTTCTCCTGA
- the wecD gene encoding dTDP-4-amino-4,6-dideoxy-D-galactose acyltransferase translates to MIHPVSVGQGEIRATVEPLGWESEFFQIDSGKLNFSPAAPVLTPDVLSAFTLTQAKITADNLVLADVLADLGFRLVEGEVDLSLSLSLERATVVTPLPRWREAARDDIPVLRDAASRVFALSRFRSPWYQPEDSGRFYAQWIENAVCGTFDHCCLLAEDAVGNPQGWVTLRRVDDTDARIGLLGVWPGVAVRGIGSQLMALAETWCRQQGLIRLRVATQVGNVAALRLYLRRGATIESTAYWLYR, encoded by the coding sequence ATGATCCATCCGGTATCAGTAGGACAGGGAGAGATTCGCGCCACGGTTGAACCGCTGGGCTGGGAGAGTGAGTTCTTCCAGATCGACAGCGGTAAGCTGAATTTTTCGCCTGCTGCGCCCGTGTTGACGCCTGATGTGTTGAGCGCCTTTACGCTGACGCAGGCCAAAATTACGGCGGACAATCTGGTGTTGGCGGATGTGCTTGCCGATCTTGGTTTTCGATTGGTTGAAGGCGAAGTCGATCTCAGTCTCAGTCTGTCGCTGGAGCGGGCTACGGTAGTGACGCCGCTACCGCGCTGGCGTGAAGCCGCGCGCGACGATATCCCGGTACTGAGGGACGCGGCATCACGCGTGTTTGCGCTGAGCCGTTTTCGTTCTCCGTGGTACCAGCCGGAGGATAGCGGGCGTTTCTATGCGCAGTGGATTGAAAATGCCGTGTGCGGTACGTTCGATCACTGCTGTTTACTGGCGGAAGATGCCGTCGGCAATCCACAAGGATGGGTCACGCTACGCAGAGTGGATGACACGGATGCACGTATCGGGCTACTTGGCGTTTGGCCGGGTGTGGCGGTACGCGGTATCGGTTCACAGCTGATGGCGCTGGCGGAAACGTGGTGCCGACAACAAGGATTGATTCGTCTTCGAGTCGCGACGCAGGTTGGCAACGTGGCGGCGCTTCGTCTTTATCTTCGCCGTGGTGCCACGATTGAGAGCACGGCGTATTGGTTATACAGGTGA
- the rffG gene encoding dTDP-glucose 4,6-dehydratase gives MALKRILITGGAGFIGSALVRYILTETQDSVVIVDKLTYAGNLSSLAPVADSERFAFEQVDICDRAELDRVFKAYQPALVMHLAAESHVDRSIDGPAAFIETNIVGTYTMLEAARHYWQGLADADKRAFRFHHISTDEVFGDLHGTDDLFTETTSYAPSSPYSASKASSDHLVRAWLRTYGFPTIITNCSNNYGPYHFPEKLIPLVILNAVAGKPLPVYGDGAQIRDWLFVEDHARALYKVVTEGEIGETYNIGGHNERKNIEVVQTICALLEELAPNKPAGVERYRDLITYVKDRPGHDMRYAIDARKIERELGWRPEETFETGMRKTVNWYLNNEKWWRSVQDGSYAGERLGLND, from the coding sequence ATGGCGTTGAAACGTATTTTAATTACCGGTGGTGCAGGGTTTATTGGTTCGGCGTTGGTCAGATACATTCTGACGGAGACGCAGGACAGCGTCGTCATTGTCGATAAACTGACTTATGCAGGTAATCTGTCTTCTCTGGCTCCCGTTGCCGATAGCGAACGTTTTGCGTTCGAGCAGGTAGATATCTGCGATCGTGCTGAGCTGGACCGTGTCTTTAAGGCCTACCAGCCCGCGCTGGTGATGCATTTGGCGGCAGAAAGTCATGTCGATCGCTCTATCGACGGCCCGGCGGCGTTTATCGAAACCAACATTGTTGGCACCTACACCATGCTGGAAGCGGCACGCCACTACTGGCAGGGCCTGGCTGATGCGGACAAACGTGCGTTCCGTTTTCACCATATCTCCACTGATGAAGTGTTTGGCGATCTGCACGGGACAGACGATCTATTCACAGAAACAACGTCCTACGCGCCGAGCAGCCCTTATTCGGCCTCGAAGGCATCCAGCGACCATCTTGTTCGCGCCTGGCTGCGTACCTACGGGTTCCCGACGATTATCACCAACTGCTCGAATAACTACGGCCCTTACCATTTCCCAGAGAAACTGATTCCGCTGGTGATCCTGAATGCGGTCGCGGGTAAACCGTTGCCGGTTTACGGTGACGGCGCGCAAATCCGCGACTGGCTGTTTGTCGAAGATCACGCTCGTGCACTGTACAAAGTGGTGACAGAAGGTGAAATCGGCGAAACATACAACATCGGTGGCCACAACGAGCGTAAAAACATTGAGGTCGTGCAGACCATTTGCGCGCTGTTGGAAGAACTGGCACCGAATAAACCCGCTGGCGTGGAACGTTATCGCGATCTCATCACTTACGTGAAAGACCGCCCTGGTCATGATATGCGCTACGCGATCGATGCCAGAAAAATTGAACGTGAACTGGGCTGGCGTCCGGAAGAAACGTTTGAGACGGGTATGAGAAAAACCGTCAACTGGTATCTGAATAACGAAAAATGGTGGCGCAGCGTGCAGGATGGTTCTTATGCCGGCGAACGTTTAGGACTTAACGATTAA
- the wecC gene encoding UDP-N-acetyl-D-mannosamine dehydrogenase, which produces MSFTTISVIGLGYIGLPTAAAFASRQKKVIGIDVNKLAVETINRGEIHIVEPDLDSLVKVAVENGYLQAMTKPVPADAFLIAVPTPFKGDHEPDLTYVQAAAASIAPVLKKGDLVILESTSPVGATEQMAEWLADARADLTFPQQAGETADINIAYCPERVLPGQVVVELIKNDRVIGGMTPVCSARASELYKIFLEGECVVTNSRTAEMCKLTENSFRDVNIAFANELSLICAEQNINVWELIRLANRHPRVNILQPGPGVGGHCIAVDPWFIVAQSPQQARLIHTARLVNDGKPLWVVDRVKAAVADYLAQTNKRASEVTVACFGLAFKPDIDDLRESPAVGITSMIAQWNTGVTLAVEPNVKHLPSVLTGQVKLVDTSSALKEADVLVMLVDHRQFKAINPEDVKQQWVIDTKGVWR; this is translated from the coding sequence ATGAGCTTTACTACCATCTCCGTAATCGGTTTAGGCTACATCGGTTTACCCACTGCCGCAGCCTTTGCATCCCGTCAGAAAAAAGTCATCGGTATTGATGTGAATAAACTGGCGGTTGAAACCATTAATCGCGGCGAAATCCATATTGTCGAGCCCGATCTGGATTCACTGGTCAAAGTCGCCGTGGAAAATGGCTATCTCCAGGCCATGACCAAGCCCGTACCCGCCGATGCTTTCCTGATCGCCGTTCCTACCCCTTTCAAAGGCGATCACGAACCCGATTTGACCTATGTTCAGGCTGCCGCTGCGTCCATCGCACCTGTGCTAAAGAAAGGCGATCTGGTGATTCTGGAATCGACATCCCCCGTAGGGGCAACCGAGCAAATGGCCGAGTGGCTAGCCGATGCGCGTGCGGATTTGACGTTTCCGCAGCAGGCTGGGGAAACGGCGGATATCAATATTGCCTATTGCCCTGAGCGTGTGCTGCCCGGTCAGGTGGTGGTTGAGCTGATTAAAAACGATCGCGTGATTGGTGGTATGACCCCGGTGTGCTCTGCGCGCGCCAGTGAACTGTACAAAATCTTCCTTGAAGGTGAGTGTGTGGTTACTAACTCCCGCACCGCCGAAATGTGCAAGTTGACGGAAAATAGCTTCCGCGATGTCAACATTGCTTTCGCCAATGAGCTTTCGCTGATTTGTGCCGAACAAAACATTAACGTATGGGAACTTATCCGATTGGCAAACCGTCATCCCCGCGTCAATATCCTGCAACCCGGCCCTGGCGTCGGCGGGCACTGTATTGCGGTTGATCCCTGGTTTATCGTGGCGCAGAGCCCGCAGCAGGCTCGATTGATTCATACCGCCAGACTGGTCAACGATGGCAAACCGCTCTGGGTGGTGGATCGCGTCAAAGCGGCCGTAGCGGATTATCTGGCACAAACGAATAAACGTGCCAGCGAGGTTACGGTGGCCTGCTTTGGACTGGCGTTCAAGCCTGACATTGACGATCTGCGTGAAAGCCCTGCGGTAGGGATTACGTCCATGATTGCACAGTGGAATACCGGCGTGACGTTAGCCGTCGAACCCAATGTCAAACACCTGCCGTCCGTATTGACCGGGCAGGTGAAACTGGTCGATACCAGCAGTGCATTAAAAGAAGCCGATGTGTTGGTGATGTTAGTCGACCATCGTCAGTTTAAAGCGATTAACCCAGAAGATGTGAAACAACAGTGGGTCATTGATACCAAAGGAGTATGGCGTTGA
- the wecB gene encoding non-hydrolyzing UDP-N-acetylglucosamine 2-epimerase: MKVLTVFGTRPEAIKMAPLVHALAQDGAFESRICVTAQHREMLDQVLRLFDITPDYDLDIMRPGQGLSEISCRILSGLEPVMTEFKPDLVLVHGDTTTTLATSLAAFYQRIPVGHVEAGLRTGNLYSPWPEEANRKLTGHLAMYHFAPTENSRQNLLREHLSDRHIFVTGNTVIDALFWVRDRILGDAALRRSLDEKYAFLDDSKKLILVTGHRRESFGGGFERICSALADIARRHPEVQIVYPVHLNPNVSEPVNRILSGIDNVMLIAPQDYLPFVYLMNRSYMILTDSGGIQEEAPSLGKPVLVMRDTTERPEAVEAGTVKLVGTEVTSIVDAVSMLLTDEEAYQAMSHAHNPYGDGQACQRIVDALKNHRK, translated from the coding sequence GTGAAAGTATTGACTGTTTTCGGCACCCGGCCGGAAGCCATTAAAATGGCGCCGCTGGTTCATGCTCTGGCTCAGGATGGAGCCTTTGAATCGAGGATTTGCGTGACAGCCCAGCATCGAGAGATGTTGGATCAGGTGCTGCGTTTGTTCGATATTACGCCAGACTACGATCTGGATATTATGCGACCGGGACAGGGGCTGAGTGAGATATCCTGCCGAATTTTATCGGGGCTTGAACCCGTTATGACGGAGTTCAAACCGGATCTGGTATTGGTACACGGCGATACCACCACGACGCTGGCAACCAGCCTGGCGGCCTTTTATCAGCGCATCCCCGTCGGCCACGTAGAAGCGGGATTGCGCACTGGCAATCTGTATTCGCCCTGGCCGGAAGAGGCCAACCGTAAATTAACCGGGCATTTGGCAATGTACCACTTCGCTCCGACGGAAAATTCCCGCCAGAATTTGCTGCGTGAGCACTTGTCCGATCGACATATTTTTGTGACCGGCAATACGGTGATCGATGCGCTGTTCTGGGTGCGTGACCGTATCCTCGGCGATGCCGCGTTGCGCCGTAGCCTTGATGAAAAATATGCCTTTTTGGACGACAGCAAGAAGCTGATTCTGGTTACCGGACACCGACGCGAGAGTTTTGGTGGCGGTTTTGAGCGCATTTGTAGCGCGCTGGCGGATATTGCTCGTCGCCACCCTGAAGTACAAATTGTGTACCCGGTTCACCTGAATCCTAACGTCAGTGAACCCGTGAATCGAATCCTGAGCGGCATTGATAATGTGATGCTGATTGCGCCGCAGGACTATCTGCCTTTCGTGTATTTGATGAATCGCTCTTACATGATTTTGACCGACTCTGGCGGTATTCAGGAAGAAGCGCCGTCGTTAGGCAAGCCCGTATTGGTGATGCGTGATACGACAGAGCGGCCGGAGGCGGTTGAAGCGGGCACGGTTAAGTTGGTGGGAACAGAAGTGACCAGCATTGTTGATGCGGTCTCTATGCTGCTAACGGATGAAGAGGCGTATCAGGCAATGAGCCACGCCCATAATCCCTATGGCGATGGTCAGGCCTGCCAACGCATTGTTGATGCTTTAAAAAATCATAGGAAATGA
- the wzzE gene encoding ECA polysaccharide chain length modulation protein, with amino-acid sequence MKSENLSTGNALIDNELDIRGLFRLLWRGKVWPIAIGLLFAVVALGYSYLVKQEWSATAITDKPTVNMLGGYYSQQQFLRNLDARSFSTPQPEQPSISADAYDEFIMQLAAYDTRRDFWLQTDYYKQRLEGDAKADSALLDEMVNNIQFTPRDDGKKTNDSVKLVAETSADSNTLLRQYVAFASQRAANHLNEEIKGAWAARTIFMKSQIKRQEAVAKAIYDREVRSVELALKIAQQQGISRSQTDTPADEIPASEMFLLGRPMLQARLETLQTSGPHYELDYDQNRAMLATLDVGPTLEASFQTYRYLRTPEEPVKRDSPRRAFLMVMWGAIGALVGAGVALARRPR; translated from the coding sequence ATGAAATCAGAGAATTTGTCTACCGGGAATGCGTTGATTGATAACGAACTGGATATCCGTGGTTTATTTCGCCTGCTGTGGCGGGGAAAGGTATGGCCGATAGCGATCGGCCTGCTTTTTGCCGTTGTGGCATTAGGCTACTCCTATCTTGTTAAACAGGAATGGAGCGCGACAGCGATTACCGACAAGCCGACGGTCAATATGCTAGGAGGGTATTATTCGCAGCAGCAATTCCTGCGTAACCTCGACGCTCGATCTTTTTCTACTCCTCAGCCAGAGCAGCCGTCTATTTCGGCTGATGCTTATGATGAATTCATCATGCAATTAGCGGCTTACGATACCCGCCGCGATTTCTGGTTGCAGACCGATTATTACAAGCAGCGACTGGAAGGTGATGCAAAGGCGGATTCCGCTCTGCTGGATGAAATGGTCAACAACATTCAGTTTACGCCGCGCGATGATGGGAAAAAAACCAATGATTCTGTGAAGCTGGTGGCGGAAACCTCTGCGGATTCCAACACGTTGCTTCGTCAGTATGTGGCTTTTGCCAGCCAGCGAGCCGCCAACCACCTGAATGAAGAGATCAAGGGGGCCTGGGCTGCCAGAACTATCTTCATGAAATCGCAGATCAAGCGTCAGGAAGCCGTAGCGAAAGCGATTTACGATCGCGAAGTCCGCAGCGTTGAACTGGCGCTGAAAATCGCACAGCAGCAAGGCATTAGCCGTAGCCAGACGGATACGCCGGCAGACGAAATCCCCGCATCGGAAATGTTCCTGCTCGGCAGGCCGATGCTCCAGGCCCGACTGGAAACATTGCAGACCAGCGGCCCGCACTACGAACTGGATTATGATCAAAATCGCGCGATGTTGGCGACGTTGGACGTTGGCCCAACGCTTGAGGCGAGTTTCCAGACATACCGTTATTTGCGTACGCCGGAAGAACCGGTGAAGCGCGACAGCCCACGCCGGGCATTCCTGATGGTGATGTGGGGTGCGATTGGTGCGCTCGTTGGGGCGGGTGTTGCCTTGGCTCGCCGTCCGCGCTAA
- the wecA gene encoding UDP-N-acetylglucosamine--undecaprenyl-phosphate N-acetylglucosaminephosphotransferase — MNLLTMSTELLFIFLFSLGFLFFARSIAGKIGLVDRPNYRKRHRGLVPLVGGISVYAGICFSYFITDQYIPNFRLYLLCAGVLVFVGMLDDRFDISVKIRAVVQAFVAVVMMAFAGLTLHNLGYIFGPWQMALGPFGYLVTLFAVWAAINAFNMVDGIDGLLGGLSSVSFGAMGILLYLSGHSNLALWCFAMIAATLPYILLNLGVFGRRYKVFMGDAGSTMIGFTAIWLLIQTTQGPQHPINPVTALWIIAIPLIDMIAIMYRRLRKGMSPFSPDRQHIHHLMMRAGFSSRQAFVLITLAAALLAAVGVLGEYFFFIPEWLMLALFLLAFLLYGYCLKRAWRVARFIKRIKRRMRHSDEQKQSS, encoded by the coding sequence GTGAACTTACTCACTATGAGTACCGAATTACTATTTATTTTCTTGTTTTCTCTGGGCTTTCTTTTTTTTGCTCGCAGCATCGCGGGTAAAATAGGGCTTGTCGATCGTCCCAACTACCGTAAACGTCACCGGGGTCTTGTGCCTTTGGTTGGTGGCATTTCTGTGTATGCGGGTATCTGCTTTAGCTACTTTATTACCGACCAATATATTCCCAACTTCCGTCTTTACCTGCTGTGTGCGGGCGTGCTGGTCTTTGTCGGCATGCTGGACGATCGTTTTGATATCAGTGTGAAAATTCGTGCCGTTGTGCAAGCGTTTGTCGCGGTGGTGATGATGGCCTTTGCTGGCTTGACGCTACACAATCTGGGATACATTTTCGGCCCATGGCAGATGGCGCTGGGGCCGTTTGGTTATCTGGTCACGCTGTTTGCCGTTTGGGCGGCGATTAATGCGTTCAATATGGTGGACGGGATCGATGGGTTGCTCGGCGGATTGTCCAGCGTCTCATTTGGGGCGATGGGGATTTTGCTGTATCTGAGCGGCCATTCGAATCTGGCTCTGTGGTGTTTCGCCATGATCGCGGCGACGCTGCCTTACATTTTGCTGAATCTGGGCGTGTTTGGACGGCGCTACAAAGTCTTCATGGGCGATGCGGGAAGCACAATGATTGGTTTCACGGCGATCTGGCTTCTGATCCAAACGACGCAAGGCCCGCAGCATCCGATTAATCCGGTGACGGCATTGTGGATCATCGCGATCCCGCTGATTGATATGATCGCCATTATGTATCGGCGCTTACGCAAAGGGATGAGCCCGTTCTCACCTGACCGACAGCATATTCATCATTTAATGATGCGTGCAGGTTTTTCTTCCCGACAGGCTTTTGTGCTGATTACGCTCGCCGCCGCTTTGTTGGCTGCGGTTGGTGTGTTGGGAGAGTATTTCTTTTTTATACCCGAATGGTTGATGTTGGCATTATTCTTGCTTGCATTTCTACTGTATGGCTACTGCCTGAAACGAGCATGGCGGGTCGCCCGTTTTATCAAGCGAATCAAACGCCGTATGCGGCATTCCGATGAGCAAAAGCAGTCATCCTGA
- the rho gene encoding transcription termination factor Rho: MNLTELKNTPVSELIALGENMGLENQARMRKQDIIFAILKQHAKSGEDIFGDGVLEILQDGFGFLRSADSSYLAGPDDIYVSPSQIRRFNLRTGDTISGKIRPPKEGERYFALLKVNEVNYDKPENSRNKILFENLTPLHANSRLRMERGNGSTEDLTARVLDLAAPIGRGQRGLIVAPPKAGKTMLLQNIAQSIAYNHPDCVLMVLLIDERPEEVTEMQRLVKGEVVASTFDEPASRHVQVAEMVIEKAKRLVEHKKDVIILLDSITRLARAYNTVVPASGKVLTGGVDANALHRPKRFFGAARNVEEGGSLTIIATALVDTGSKMDEVIYEEFKGTGNMELHLARKIAEKRVFPAIDYNRSGTRKEELLTTSEELQKMWILRKIIHPMGEIDAMEFLINKLAMTKTNDEFFDMMKRS, from the coding sequence ATGAATCTTACCGAATTAAAGAATACGCCAGTTTCTGAGTTAATTGCTCTTGGCGAAAATATGGGACTGGAAAACCAGGCCCGCATGCGTAAACAGGATATTATCTTCGCTATTCTGAAACAGCATGCCAAAAGCGGCGAGGATATTTTCGGCGATGGTGTGCTGGAGATATTGCAGGACGGCTTCGGCTTTCTTCGCTCCGCAGACAGCTCCTACCTCGCAGGCCCCGATGATATCTACGTTTCTCCCAGCCAAATCCGCCGTTTTAACCTCCGCACTGGTGACACCATTTCTGGCAAGATTCGTCCGCCGAAAGAAGGTGAACGCTACTTTGCGCTGCTGAAAGTTAACGAAGTCAACTACGACAAACCTGAAAACTCCCGCAACAAGATCCTGTTCGAAAACCTCACGCCACTGCATGCAAACTCTCGTCTGCGTATGGAACGCGGTAACGGCTCGACAGAAGATCTGACGGCGCGTGTGCTGGATCTGGCTGCGCCGATTGGCCGTGGTCAACGTGGTTTGATCGTTGCACCGCCTAAAGCAGGTAAAACCATGCTGCTGCAGAATATTGCGCAGAGCATTGCTTACAACCATCCTGACTGTGTGCTGATGGTACTGCTGATTGACGAACGTCCGGAAGAAGTGACCGAGATGCAGCGTCTGGTGAAAGGTGAAGTGGTGGCGTCAACGTTTGACGAACCCGCTTCCCGTCACGTTCAGGTTGCCGAAATGGTGATCGAAAAAGCGAAGCGTCTGGTTGAGCATAAGAAAGACGTTATCATTCTTCTGGACTCCATTACTCGTCTGGCGCGTGCTTACAACACCGTTGTTCCTGCTTCGGGCAAAGTGTTGACTGGTGGTGTGGATGCTAACGCCCTGCATCGTCCAAAGCGTTTCTTCGGTGCGGCGCGTAACGTTGAGGAAGGCGGTAGCCTGACCATCATCGCCACTGCGCTGGTGGATACCGGTTCCAAGATGGATGAAGTGATTTACGAAGAGTTTAAAGGTACAGGTAATATGGAACTGCACCTGGCACGTAAAATCGCAGAAAAACGCGTCTTCCCAGCGATTGATTACAACCGCTCCGGCACGCGTAAAGAAGAATTGCTTACCACCTCTGAAGAATTGCAGAAGATGTGGATTCTGCGCAAGATCATTCACCCAATGGGCGAGATCGACGCGATGGAATTCCTGATCAACAAGTTGGCGATGACGAAAACCAACGATGAATTCTTCGATATGATGAAACGTTCATAA
- the trxA gene encoding thioredoxin TrxA, whose protein sequence is MSDKIIHLTDDSFGTKVLQAEGAILVDFWAEWCGPCKMIAPILDEIAEEFEGKLTVTKLNIDENPATAPKYGIRGIPTLLLFKNGEVAATKVGALSKGQLKEFLTANL, encoded by the coding sequence ATGAGCGATAAAATAATTCACCTGACTGATGACAGCTTTGGCACGAAAGTACTGCAAGCTGAGGGCGCTATCTTGGTTGATTTCTGGGCTGAGTGGTGTGGTCCTTGCAAAATGATCGCTCCTATTCTGGATGAAATCGCCGAAGAGTTTGAAGGTAAACTGACGGTTACCAAACTGAACATTGATGAAAATCCGGCTACTGCGCCGAAGTACGGTATCCGTGGTATCCCCACTCTGCTGCTGTTTAAAAACGGCGAAGTCGCTGCGACAAAAGTCGGCGCACTGTCCAAAGGGCAACTAAAAGAGTTCCTGACGGCGAATCTGTAA
- the rhlB gene encoding ATP-dependent RNA helicase RhlB, with protein sequence MSKTHLTEQKFSDFALHPQVIEALESKGFHNCTPIQALALPLALSGRDVAGQAQTGTGKTLAFLASTFHYLLSHPANAERQTNQPRALIMAPTRELAVQIHSDAEALSHLTGLKLGLAYGGDGYDKQLKVLENGVDILIGTTGRLIDYAKQNHINLGAIQVVVLDEADRMYDLGFIKDIRWLFRRMPPATQRLNMLFSATLSYRVRELAFEQMNNAEYVEVEPEQKTGHRIKEELFYPSNEEKMRLLQTLLEEEWPDRCIIFANTKHRCEDIWGHLAADGHRVGLLTGDVAQKKRLRILEEFTQGNLDILVATDVAARGLHIPSVTHVFNYDLPDDCEDYVHRIGRTGRAGQSGNSISLACEEYALNLPAIETYIGHSIPVSKYNSDALMNDLPAPKRLTRPPRSNNGPRRHSNAPRRSGAPRNNRKRAD encoded by the coding sequence ATGAGCAAAACACACTTAACTGAACAGAAGTTTTCCGACTTCGCCCTGCACCCGCAGGTTATTGAAGCTCTTGAAAGCAAAGGGTTTCATAACTGTACGCCTATTCAGGCGTTAGCTCTGCCATTGGCTCTGTCAGGGCGTGATGTTGCAGGTCAGGCGCAAACCGGTACCGGCAAGACGCTGGCTTTTCTCGCGTCTACTTTCCATTATTTGCTTTCACACCCTGCAAATGCAGAGCGTCAAACCAATCAACCACGTGCCTTAATTATGGCACCCACTCGTGAATTGGCTGTCCAGATTCACTCTGACGCAGAAGCACTGTCTCACCTTACCGGGTTAAAACTGGGTTTAGCCTACGGTGGAGACGGTTACGACAAGCAGCTTAAGGTGCTGGAAAACGGCGTTGATATTCTGATCGGCACCACGGGTCGCCTGATCGATTACGCTAAACAGAACCACATAAACCTGGGCGCGATTCAGGTCGTCGTGCTGGACGAAGCAGACCGTATGTACGATCTTGGCTTCATCAAAGACATTCGCTGGTTGTTCCGCCGCATGCCACCAGCGACACAGCGTCTGAACATGCTCTTTTCCGCAACGCTCTCCTACCGAGTGCGTGAACTCGCGTTTGAACAGATGAATAACGCAGAGTATGTGGAAGTTGAACCGGAACAGAAAACCGGCCATCGCATTAAAGAAGAACTGTTTTATCCGTCTAACGAAGAAAAAATGCGTCTGCTCCAGACACTACTGGAAGAAGAGTGGCCGGATCGCTGCATTATTTTCGCGAATACCAAGCATCGCTGTGAAGACATCTGGGGTCATCTGGCTGCCGACGGCCATCGCGTTGGACTGCTGACGGGCGACGTCGCACAGAAAAAACGCCTGCGTATTCTGGAAGAATTTACCCAGGGCAATCTGGATATTCTGGTGGCAACGGACGTTGCAGCGCGCGGTTTACATATTCCTTCCGTGACCCACGTTTTTAACTACGACCTGCCAGATGATTGCGAAGACTACGTTCACCGTATTGGCCGTACCGGCCGCGCAGGGCAAAGCGGAAATTCTATCAGCCTGGCCTGTGAAGAGTACGCACTGAACCTCCCGGCTATCGAAACCTATATCGGTCACAGCATCCCGGTTAGCAAATACAACAGCGACGCGCTGATGAATGATTTACCCGCGCCGAAGCGTTTAACGCGCCCACCGCGTTCCAATAATGGTCCGCGCAGACACAGCAATGCGCCGCGCCGTAGTGGAGCGCCCCGTAATAACCGTAAACGAGCGGATTAA